Proteins encoded by one window of Acetivibrio thermocellus ATCC 27405:
- a CDS encoding InlB B-repeat-containing protein: MKGKIKQFISLLVTVVLMAGMFPISMMFASDAVFEPVFTVIIDESVIGDISVTLTNFQNKEETRTEPVINGVATFENFVNLANSYDIKITGMFGYKDYYRSNIYFSGPSISFSASDFVPAEVIKVSGKIYDENGNLYKGGGTVSYSVYNGYNSYTVNFGHDGSFSVEIYKNTPYNFTFTTYELKYDSVSLGPISSDKDIDNLEIRFSLRTFSITTNASGNGTISPSEHSVPYGSDYTICAKADSGYEIEEFIVDGEPKWDAVGKDEYTYSFYHITGNHTVSVTFTAKTYELEFWFNSDGKIVDGSFKNINNGGKISVKSGESPSFTAIANPNYHISQVLIDGVEQKDGTFDNEQTTYTYTFNNISSNHHIQVTFSINRYTINISTVGKGRVYAEGAPYGPKVDVEHGQSVKLLLIPDWDYDVKEVLLDGVEVNNYNLSGNGISYIYELPSITSDHDITVTFGEMGTVEGDESDFYTIVTKSLLDGYPIVSDGVRIYNFKNKDASLTFKLNNKYSSICINGTVYFSQATITESTFIEEIKVYRHLAGWKKIKMPEKIQIIIDKKAPLISDIPPMEWTNQDYTVEAKVFDEDAKDFPSSGLSRVVWSKKPLTKEEVLAEETNIIPIADGTFSYTITTEQNNEKFYFYAIDNADNMSEPKTIDVKIDKTKPEITEFTFRKKQGSASSQVINFLTFGTFSSDEIEVVVTAQDPGISSGLKEITLYSDGVAVETKTVTENFAVFNLTLENFSGNEISASVKDVAGNDSARDGLTKPTDVKTNAFSNFVGLRNEKPTVVITPMNRSVYREGEKEWHNDSVAFSVYAATDSAGIYSVEIKVNGKTVATDKTGKAVNADFFESQTLKETFTVDTDFNAMDGENNIEAIVTNNYGNMETARVKVFIDKTNPRIIGFNITAENNGILSKILNFLSFGNFFNERVRVTVIADDRYGATSGINTIILYMNGNPVNGSPKTATLLSDGTYKAEFVLPERLLSNDVSLNAVLSAVAVDNVGNITGKDKEHPNGVPVTPDKVNSDFKSSKLIIETVNPAVSIFCPEPDFTANDGKKWYLDDVVFKVSVKDLDAGIRSVRIKINGTDITKDIEGKIIDAEFYNKETHEEVFLVSTGQAVRADDGSYLIEVTAVDNAGNSYFLSDVVYKDTDIPVVTDFSFVPSASDGVKSTSQFIDFLEYGFYFKTEFNVVVSVSDNKPSSGLDKINYRLVSYDNGKKSEEKKGTQIIADGTAVISVPKGFKGQIFVEAFDNAGNKSREVTPGGFVSDDVAPEISITNNTTTNYSDAEGNKLYVTDMSFTVTISDYDSGIKEIGFSLSSEKESFERKSTLIANKGYKVGDVLENGWIVSEMDQNLVRKVTKVFTFSSDNNDIFLTFDASDRSGNKKENIRTEKVTIDKTAPVINVEFRPDESKNNYYYSGNRAAQITVVERNFDAGLIKTSIENKIGRVPTVSFSQKSNTEHVAVIEFDEGDYVFDISGTDLGNHTAVVNFSGENEKLFYVDKTKPSIEENFATFTNEATNNSFNTDKTAVIKITEHNFDPQLAGLKVFRKDPGEEHNEEGFVDITSEILSTSRWVSEGDVHTISFTFSRDAVYKIEINPEDLAGNSAEPRRTVVFEIDKTPPVVKARNGVLADENDTAFVDVYPYSRKDDPAPTVEFSDLNIDHIRYNLTVYIPDHTSKEAETVIKPVRVYLDEDTDKSGRIKGSIFTLPDFTRDGVYALELTAVDVAGNESLLNLNTYARMVEQDVLAYIMDSNPEAKTGLYSFQYENGEPISKRPDNFSDIKICAFAKDDTDVEVVLRDNNGDEIKTDATGTIDDSIYGFNIHNLVLESRFFKETFQDDTDIELHLSVKNDGRRVDLGTMHIDNIAPTCELPEEFRSWHWYFGEEERTITVSNINELVDENRCKVYDNGREIDFKYYSDNNTLTFTLGKGWHNVGIVLVDMAGNVNNIQEIRNIHVGFFWLWVIAAGSAVLIAAIVAAVIHNIRKRRKEEEENELAA, translated from the coding sequence ATGAAGGGAAAAATTAAGCAATTTATTTCTTTGCTGGTGACGGTAGTTCTGATGGCCGGAATGTTCCCGATATCCATGATGTTTGCTTCAGATGCGGTGTTTGAACCTGTTTTTACTGTTATAATTGACGAATCTGTAATAGGAGATATTTCCGTTACACTCACAAATTTTCAAAACAAGGAAGAGACAAGAACGGAACCTGTGATAAACGGAGTTGCGACATTTGAGAATTTTGTTAACCTGGCTAATTCCTACGATATAAAAATAACAGGAATGTTCGGGTATAAAGACTATTATCGTTCAAACATATATTTTAGCGGACCGAGTATTTCGTTCAGTGCTTCCGATTTTGTACCGGCGGAGGTTATTAAAGTATCGGGTAAAATATATGATGAAAACGGTAATCTTTATAAAGGAGGCGGAACGGTTTCTTATTCTGTATATAATGGGTATAACAGTTATACCGTTAATTTCGGACACGACGGCAGTTTTTCTGTTGAAATCTACAAGAATACTCCTTATAACTTTACTTTTACAACGTATGAACTTAAATATGATTCTGTTTCTCTGGGCCCCATAAGTAGCGATAAAGATATTGACAATCTGGAAATTCGATTTTCTCTCAGGACTTTTTCAATCACAACGAACGCCAGTGGGAACGGAACAATTTCACCTTCCGAACATTCTGTTCCATATGGCTCAGACTACACCATATGTGCCAAGGCCGATTCCGGGTATGAGATTGAGGAATTTATTGTTGACGGAGAGCCGAAATGGGATGCTGTCGGCAAAGATGAGTATACGTATTCTTTCTATCACATTACCGGCAATCATACCGTTAGTGTTACTTTTACCGCAAAAACTTATGAGCTGGAATTTTGGTTTAATTCTGATGGCAAAATAGTGGATGGGTCTTTCAAAAATATAAACAATGGTGGTAAAATTTCGGTTAAAAGTGGGGAAAGCCCCAGTTTTACTGCGATTGCAAACCCCAATTATCACATCAGCCAGGTTCTTATTGATGGTGTTGAGCAGAAAGATGGTACGTTTGACAATGAACAAACCACTTACACGTATACTTTTAACAATATAAGCTCAAACCATCATATTCAGGTAACATTCTCCATCAATAGATATACCATAAATATTTCTACTGTCGGGAAAGGACGGGTTTATGCTGAAGGAGCTCCATATGGACCGAAGGTTGATGTGGAACATGGACAGTCTGTTAAGCTGCTTTTGATACCTGACTGGGATTATGATGTGAAAGAAGTCCTGTTGGACGGTGTGGAAGTTAATAATTATAACTTGTCAGGCAACGGTATTTCTTACATTTATGAACTGCCATCCATAACGTCAGACCATGATATAACGGTTACTTTTGGTGAGATGGGGACTGTTGAAGGCGATGAAAGCGATTTTTACACTATCGTTACTAAAAGCCTTTTGGATGGATATCCGATAGTGTCTGACGGTGTACGAATTTACAATTTTAAAAACAAAGATGCTTCGTTAACCTTTAAACTCAATAATAAATATAGTAGTATTTGTATAAATGGAACGGTGTACTTTTCTCAGGCGACAATTACAGAGTCGACTTTTATAGAAGAGATCAAAGTGTACAGGCATTTAGCAGGCTGGAAAAAAATAAAAATGCCGGAGAAAATTCAAATAATTATTGACAAAAAAGCTCCGCTTATTTCCGATATTCCGCCGATGGAATGGACAAATCAGGATTATACCGTTGAGGCGAAGGTATTTGATGAAGATGCGAAAGATTTCCCGTCATCCGGCTTGTCAAGGGTTGTTTGGAGCAAGAAACCGTTAACAAAGGAAGAGGTTTTGGCGGAAGAAACAAATATAATTCCAATTGCGGACGGGACATTTTCGTATACAATTACAACAGAGCAAAATAACGAGAAATTTTATTTCTACGCAATTGATAATGCTGACAACATGTCAGAACCCAAAACAATAGATGTAAAAATTGACAAAACAAAACCTGAAATAACAGAATTCACATTCCGGAAAAAACAGGGGTCTGCCTCGTCACAAGTTATTAATTTTCTGACTTTTGGAACCTTTTCAAGCGATGAAATTGAAGTGGTTGTAACTGCCCAGGACCCCGGTATTTCCTCAGGTTTGAAAGAAATTACTTTGTACAGTGACGGTGTCGCTGTGGAAACTAAGACAGTTACAGAAAATTTTGCGGTATTCAATTTGACCCTTGAGAATTTCAGCGGGAATGAAATTTCAGCGTCTGTAAAGGACGTGGCAGGTAATGATTCGGCAAGGGACGGACTTACAAAGCCTACAGATGTGAAGACAAATGCATTCAGCAATTTTGTAGGGCTTAGAAATGAAAAACCGACTGTTGTTATTACACCTATGAACAGGTCGGTGTATAGAGAAGGCGAAAAAGAATGGCACAACGACAGTGTGGCATTTTCAGTATATGCCGCCACTGACAGTGCCGGAATTTATTCGGTTGAGATCAAAGTCAACGGAAAGACCGTTGCAACTGACAAAACCGGAAAAGCCGTGAATGCCGACTTTTTCGAATCTCAGACGTTGAAAGAAACATTTACAGTTGATACGGACTTCAATGCCATGGATGGGGAGAACAACATAGAAGCGATTGTTACCAACAACTATGGAAACATGGAAACTGCCAGGGTAAAGGTGTTTATTGACAAGACAAATCCCAGAATTATAGGATTTAATATTACTGCAGAAAATAACGGAATTTTAAGTAAAATATTAAATTTCCTGTCATTTGGAAATTTCTTTAACGAAAGAGTAAGAGTAACGGTTATTGCTGATGACAGATATGGAGCTACTTCGGGTATCAATACAATTATTTTGTATATGAACGGTAATCCTGTAAACGGTTCGCCCAAAACTGCAACCTTGCTTAGTGACGGAACATATAAAGCAGAGTTTGTTTTACCGGAACGACTGCTTTCCAATGACGTTTCTCTCAATGCAGTTTTGTCAGCCGTAGCTGTTGACAATGTCGGAAATATCACGGGCAAAGACAAAGAACATCCCAATGGTGTTCCGGTAACGCCTGATAAAGTAAATTCCGATTTTAAGAGCAGCAAACTGATTATTGAAACGGTTAATCCGGCAGTAAGCATTTTTTGCCCGGAACCTGATTTTACAGCAAATGACGGTAAGAAATGGTATTTGGACGATGTTGTGTTCAAAGTATCCGTTAAAGATTTGGATGCAGGTATTCGTTCTGTCAGGATTAAAATTAATGGTACTGATATTACAAAAGATATAGAGGGGAAAATTATAGATGCTGAATTTTATAACAAAGAAACACATGAAGAAGTTTTTCTGGTAAGTACCGGGCAGGCAGTCAGGGCGGATGACGGCTCTTATTTGATTGAAGTTACTGCAGTGGATAATGCAGGAAACAGTTACTTTTTAAGCGATGTTGTATATAAGGATACAGATATCCCTGTTGTTACAGACTTCAGTTTTGTTCCGTCAGCATCTGACGGTGTTAAAAGTACATCTCAATTCATCGATTTTCTGGAATATGGCTTCTATTTCAAAACTGAATTCAACGTTGTTGTCAGTGTGTCGGATAACAAACCTTCTTCAGGGCTTGACAAGATAAACTACCGTCTTGTATCGTACGATAACGGGAAAAAATCTGAAGAGAAAAAAGGAACTCAAATTATTGCGGACGGTACAGCGGTTATATCTGTTCCAAAAGGTTTTAAAGGACAGATATTTGTAGAGGCATTTGACAATGCCGGCAACAAATCACGGGAAGTGACTCCGGGAGGATTTGTAAGTGATGATGTTGCTCCGGAGATCAGCATTACAAACAATACGACTACAAACTACAGTGATGCCGAGGGGAACAAATTGTATGTCACCGACATGAGCTTTACTGTCACAATCTCGGATTATGACTCGGGTATAAAGGAAATAGGATTTTCACTGAGTTCGGAAAAAGAATCCTTTGAGAGAAAGAGCACTTTGATTGCCAACAAAGGCTATAAAGTAGGTGATGTTCTTGAAAACGGATGGATAGTTTCGGAAATGGATCAGAACCTTGTTAGAAAGGTTACAAAAGTATTTACTTTCAGTTCAGACAATAATGATATTTTCCTGACTTTTGATGCAAGCGACCGTTCAGGGAACAAAAAAGAAAATATCCGAACCGAAAAAGTTACAATTGATAAAACGGCACCGGTGATTAATGTAGAGTTCCGTCCTGATGAAAGCAAAAACAATTATTACTACAGCGGAAACAGGGCTGCGCAGATAACGGTTGTCGAGAGGAATTTTGATGCCGGTTTGATAAAAACTTCTATTGAAAATAAAATTGGAAGAGTGCCGACTGTTTCCTTTTCTCAAAAGTCAAATACTGAGCATGTTGCGGTGATTGAGTTTGACGAGGGCGACTATGTATTTGATATCAGCGGTACTGATTTGGGCAATCATACTGCGGTTGTGAATTTCAGCGGAGAAAATGAGAAACTGTTCTATGTGGATAAAACTAAACCCAGTATTGAGGAGAATTTTGCAACATTTACGAACGAGGCTACAAATAATAGTTTTAATACAGATAAAACTGCTGTTATAAAAATAACTGAGCATAATTTTGACCCTCAACTGGCTGGTTTGAAAGTTTTCAGAAAGGATCCGGGAGAAGAACATAACGAAGAAGGTTTTGTTGACATAACATCTGAAATATTGAGTACATCCCGTTGGGTGTCGGAAGGTGATGTTCATACAATTTCCTTTACGTTTAGCAGAGATGCTGTCTACAAGATTGAAATTAATCCCGAAGATTTGGCCGGAAACAGTGCTGAGCCAAGACGTACGGTTGTCTTTGAAATTGACAAAACACCACCGGTTGTTAAGGCAAGGAACGGTGTTTTGGCCGATGAAAATGATACTGCGTTTGTAGACGTATATCCTTATTCAAGAAAAGACGATCCAGCTCCTACTGTTGAGTTTAGTGATTTAAATATTGATCATATCAGATATAACCTGACGGTTTATATTCCGGACCATACGAGCAAAGAAGCTGAAACCGTCATTAAACCGGTAAGGGTGTATCTGGATGAGGATACGGACAAATCCGGCAGAATCAAGGGAAGTATTTTCACTTTGCCCGATTTCACACGGGACGGTGTTTATGCATTGGAATTGACTGCTGTGGATGTGGCCGGAAATGAGAGCCTGCTTAACCTGAATACATATGCGAGAATGGTTGAGCAGGATGTGCTGGCGTATATCATGGACAGCAACCCGGAAGCAAAAACGGGGTTGTATTCTTTCCAATACGAAAACGGCGAGCCTATCAGCAAAAGGCCTGATAACTTCAGCGATATAAAAATATGTGCTTTTGCAAAAGACGATACTGATGTTGAGGTTGTTTTAAGAGACAATAACGGTGATGAAATAAAAACTGATGCTACGGGAACGATAGATGACAGCATATATGGGTTTAATATTCACAACCTTGTTTTGGAATCCCGCTTTTTCAAGGAGACTTTCCAGGATGATACAGATATTGAACTGCATTTGTCAGTAAAGAATGACGGCAGGAGAGTGGACTTGGGTACAATGCATATTGATAATATAGCTCCGACGTGCGAATTGCCTGAAGAATTCAGGTCGTGGCATTGGTACTTTGGAGAAGAGGAACGTACAATTACTGTTTCGAATATCAACGAATTGGTTGACGAAAACCGGTGCAAGGTATATGATAACGGCAGGGAAATAGATTTCAAATATTACAGTGATAACAATACATTAACTTTTACCCTCGGAAAGGGTTGGCACAACGTTGGAATTGTCCTTGTGGATATGGCGGGAAATGTGAACAATATTCAAGAGATAAGGAATATACATGTTGGATTTTTCTGGCTGTGGGTTATTGCAGCGGGATCTGCAGTATTAATTGCGGCAATAGTTGCTGCTGTGATTCATAATATAAGAAAAAGGAGAAAAGAAGAGGAGGAAAACGAGCTGGCGGCTTGA
- a CDS encoding protein kinase domain-containing protein — protein MKNEIIGNRYRYIIDTSYGINKDGFIAIGTESVVYKGLKTELNGGLQFSCVLKFKPKYVLVDGKVVNRLEIFKNEEWKIFEELRECRSIVKIEDVIDDLGDFSLPCDKVAGGVINGHSYFCVVEEFIDGWSLEEFCRDEYWKLRKIVPLDNGLNDIVSYHDFSSTEKEEIHFSYNYDNILKYQDQILRFMIDLCEIMEFVTEEKNILHLDIKPENIMVTRYGKELVLIDFGRAKKITKANRFVKSPLSDVNYNDNETVDRMYQYGTLGYAAPECYSKAAEDSKFPFTVNFEQGKMSVESDIFSFGATFWECLNIFELVTKNKLFSDDIHEFYRKNFLNDDTYCDRDLSCTSAYYHKKLEAIIKRCTRRRTPNYCDLDNKDYYHSYKDLKKDLEDARDSAPTIVKEENPKVKNAFSWCGRMLALFSVFLIIYFIFRIMAFNIAENKWEILTSNYNETQFYKLEEVAKSLITTAPAGRVDEIYDKIADFTYKDGYISEYEAALLVSLLQRINNNDLLPERIDEIMINADTRKFKEISVEIIKLEGGEESAGYELAKAIFNVEVGKTDITKAYETLMKYKNNVELRNAVIKLKNTLDNDKNINIITKETGLNRHEIREQFEEIAEKGAEE, from the coding sequence ATGAAAAATGAAATAATTGGAAACAGATACAGATATATAATTGATACATCCTATGGAATAAACAAAGACGGATTTATAGCCATTGGTACTGAAAGTGTTGTTTATAAAGGGTTGAAAACAGAACTGAACGGAGGACTTCAATTTTCCTGCGTGTTAAAATTTAAACCAAAGTATGTTTTGGTTGACGGGAAAGTTGTTAACCGCTTGGAAATCTTCAAAAATGAAGAGTGGAAGATTTTTGAGGAGTTGAGAGAGTGCAGGTCTATTGTCAAAATAGAAGATGTTATTGATGATTTGGGGGATTTCAGCCTGCCCTGCGATAAAGTCGCCGGTGGCGTTATAAACGGTCATTCTTATTTTTGCGTTGTGGAAGAGTTCATAGACGGTTGGTCGCTGGAGGAGTTTTGCAGGGATGAATATTGGAAGTTAAGAAAAATTGTGCCGTTGGACAATGGGCTGAACGATATTGTAAGTTATCATGATTTTAGCAGTACCGAGAAAGAGGAGATTCATTTTAGTTACAACTACGACAACATATTGAAATATCAGGACCAGATTCTGCGGTTTATGATAGATTTATGTGAAATTATGGAGTTTGTCACTGAAGAAAAGAATATTCTGCATTTGGATATAAAGCCTGAAAATATTATGGTAACACGTTACGGTAAAGAATTGGTGCTTATTGACTTTGGAAGGGCAAAAAAGATAACGAAAGCCAACAGGTTTGTAAAAAGTCCTTTGTCCGACGTTAACTACAATGATAATGAAACTGTGGATAGAATGTATCAGTATGGCACATTGGGATATGCAGCCCCTGAATGTTACTCGAAAGCTGCAGAGGATTCCAAATTTCCTTTTACAGTTAATTTTGAACAGGGAAAAATGTCTGTCGAAAGCGACATATTTTCTTTTGGGGCTACTTTCTGGGAATGTCTCAATATATTTGAACTGGTTACCAAAAATAAGCTGTTTTCTGATGATATACATGAGTTTTACAGGAAAAATTTTTTAAATGATGATACGTATTGTGACAGGGATTTGTCCTGTACATCAGCCTATTATCACAAAAAGCTGGAAGCTATTATAAAAAGGTGCACCCGAAGGCGTACTCCCAATTATTGTGATTTGGACAATAAAGACTATTATCATTCGTATAAAGATTTAAAAAAAGATTTGGAAGACGCAAGGGATTCTGCACCGACAATAGTAAAGGAAGAAAACCCAAAAGTTAAAAATGCTTTCAGCTGGTGCGGGAGAATGCTTGCACTGTTTTCTGTCTTTTTGATCATATATTTTATATTCAGAATTATGGCATTCAATATTGCAGAAAACAAATGGGAGATTTTAACTTCCAATTACAATGAGACACAATTTTACAAACTTGAAGAAGTGGCGAAAAGTCTTATAACCACCGCTCCTGCGGGAAGAGTGGATGAAATATATGACAAAATTGCGGATTTTACGTACAAGGACGGATACATATCCGAGTATGAAGCTGCGTTGCTGGTAAGTCTTTTGCAGAGAATTAACAATAATGATTTGTTGCCTGAACGTATTGATGAGATTATGATCAACGCTGACACAAGAAAATTCAAAGAAATTTCCGTGGAGATTATAAAACTTGAAGGAGGGGAAGAGAGCGCAGGTTATGAATTGGCAAAAGCAATCTTTAATGTTGAAGTGGGGAAAACCGACATTACAAAGGCATATGAAACTTTGATGAAATACAAAAACAATGTTGAATTACGCAATGCAGTGATTAAGCTTAAAAATACACTTGATAATGATAAAAATATTAATATAATTACAAAAGAAACAGGATTAAACAGACATGAAATACGGGAACAGTTCGAAGAGATAGCCGAAAAGGGGGCGGAGGAGTGA
- a CDS encoding class I SAM-dependent methyltransferase: MGDLSLLENNYFDIVYHPISLCFVPDIEKVYSEVYRVLKNNGIYSVSYCNPSTYPLWFEGEKNGWHGIGYRIAELYILGEIKIN; encoded by the coding sequence ATGGGAGATTTAAGTTTATTGGAGAACAATTATTTTGATATTGTTTACCATCCTATATCACTTTGCTTTGTCCCGGACATTGAAAAGGTTTATTCAGAGGTATATAGGGTTTTGAAAAACAATGGTATATATTCAGTAAGTTATTGTAATCCGTCTACATATCCTCTGTGGTTTGAAGGAGAAAAAAACGGTTGGCACGGAATTGGATACCGAATTGCAGAGCTGTATATACTCGGAGAAATAAAAATTAATTGA
- a CDS encoding amidohydrolase family protein, with amino-acid sequence MADSELQSAIGNNEECVNLFSDCDNVFVVAGISPLIDFQNNLNRIENYLCQKKIVGVKLYPGHEQFYLNDPRLESVFLLCEAFDVPVAVHTGWDNPHFNAPALFADIAGKHPKLKIVNCHLWYPKIDYCYEVTRDYQNIYYDISSLADDKGNKSKITEVLHRIANENPHRLIFGSDYGMCDPMAHIELVDRLPVSDETREMIFYKNAVGLYGLSRING; translated from the coding sequence ATGGCTGACTCGGAATTGCAAAGTGCCATAGGTAACAATGAAGAGTGTGTGAATCTTTTCAGTGACTGTGATAATGTTTTTGTCGTTGCGGGCATTAGCCCGCTGATTGACTTTCAAAACAACTTGAATAGAATTGAGAATTATTTGTGTCAAAAGAAAATTGTAGGAGTGAAACTGTATCCGGGGCATGAGCAATTTTATCTTAATGACCCAAGGTTGGAAAGTGTCTTTTTACTTTGCGAAGCCTTTGATGTACCCGTGGCTGTTCACACAGGCTGGGATAATCCCCATTTTAATGCTCCGGCGCTTTTTGCGGATATAGCCGGAAAACATCCGAAGCTCAAAATAGTTAACTGCCACCTGTGGTATCCCAAGATTGATTACTGTTATGAAGTAACAAGAGACTACCAAAATATTTATTATGATATTTCCTCTTTGGCTGATGATAAGGGTAATAAATCAAAAATCACAGAGGTGTTGCACAGAATTGCCAATGAAAATCCCCATAGACTGATTTTTGGAAGCGACTACGGTATGTGTGACCCCATGGCACATATTGAGTTGGTTGACAGGTTGCCTGTTTCGGACGAAACCAGGGAGATGATTTTTTATAAAAATGCTGTAGGATTGTATGGGCTATCCAGGATAAATGGCTGA